Proteins encoded together in one Mycoplasma miroungirhinis window:
- a CDS encoding pseudouridine synthase family protein, with product MKQFKATKNDQGRSLFKFIIKRADNVPISKIEKVFRKKDIKVNNIRTNDKQYKIQENDVVTIYGIEDTTKDNENIFNKANITFKKVYEDDDILIVDKKAGIAMSNELNCLNDQVLTYLKFQKTDSFIPDSIGRLDKVTSGLVIYAKNYATLVEFKQKQENFIKIYQFLSDINQNKVVTVKLIKDVEKQKMKVSNDKQGTKAITRFFVENNKKYAEIKTGKKHQIRATLEYLGFPILGDTKYGAKKSHRVFLHSYSITIRNLDKKWDHLNDQQFISYPKW from the coding sequence ATGAAACAATTTAAAGCAACAAAAAATGATCAAGGTCGTAGTTTATTTAAATTCATAATAAAAAGAGCTGATAATGTTCCTATTTCAAAAATTGAAAAAGTTTTTCGTAAAAAAGATATTAAAGTTAACAACATAAGAACAAATGACAAACAATACAAAATCCAAGAAAATGATGTTGTTACTATTTATGGAATTGAAGATACAACAAAAGATAATGAAAATATATTTAATAAAGCTAATATAACCTTTAAAAAAGTATATGAAGATGATGATATTTTAATTGTTGATAAAAAAGCTGGAATAGCAATGTCAAATGAGTTAAATTGTTTAAATGATCAAGTTTTAACATATTTAAAATTTCAAAAAACAGATAGTTTTATACCTGATTCCATCGGTCGATTAGATAAAGTTACAAGTGGGCTTGTAATTTATGCCAAAAATTATGCAACATTAGTAGAATTTAAACAAAAACAAGAAAATTTCATTAAAATATATCAATTTTTAAGTGATATTAATCAAAATAAAGTAGTAACAGTAAAACTAATTAAAGATGTTGAAAAACAAAAAATGAAAGTTTCAAATGATAAACAAGGCACAAAAGCTATTACAAGATTTTTTGTTGAAAATAATAAAAAATATGCAGAAATTAAAACTGGTAAAAAGCATCAAATTCGAGCAACTCTTGAATATTTAGGATTTCCTATTTTAGGTGATACAAAATATGGAGCAAAAAAGTCACACCGTGTGTTTTTACATTCATATAGTATAACAATTAGAAACTTAGATAAAAAATGAGATCATTTAAATGATCAACAATTTATAAGTTATCCAAAATG